DNA sequence from the Armatimonadota bacterium genome:
GGGGATCAACCCATCCCGGTCGGCGACGTGTGGCGGGCCATTGTCGAGCGGGGCGGCGACGATCCAAACTTGGCCATTGTTTGGGAACTTCGGGCGCCCCGCGCGCTGCTGGCTTTGCTGGCCGGACTTGCGCTGGGAGCGGTCGGTGCGGCGTTTCAAGGCGTATTCCGCAACGCTTTGGCCGATCCATACATTACGGGCGTCTCGTCGGGCGCGGCGCTAGGCGCGGCCAGCGCGACCTTGCTTGGATGGGCAGAATCGTGGTCGCGACAGGGCACAATGGGGATTGCTTTTCTCTCCGCGTTGGCGACGCTTCTGGTGGTTGCGGCCATCGCGCGCCGCGGCGGGTCGCTCGATCCCAACTCCTTTCTTCTGGCGGGCATCGCGCTTGGATCGACGCTGTGGGCCGCCATAACGGTGATCGTGCTGTGGTCGGGACAGGACTACAGCCGGGTTATCTATTGGCTGATGGGCGGGTTTTCGAGCGCGGACTGGTCGATGGCAATCGCATCCCTGCCTCTTGCGTTTCTGAGCGTTCTCGCCTTGCTGATGGTCGCCGGCCAGATCAACGTCTATTCGTTAGGCAACGACACGGCTCAACACTTGGGGGTCGATCTGGAGCGCCTAAAGTGGATCGCCTTAGGAGCGGGATCGCTTGCGGTCGCTGCGGTGGTCTCCTTCTGCGGCATTATCGGGTTCGTCGGTTTGATTGCGCCTCATGCGGCCAGACGACTAGTCGGAGCGGACCATCGCAGCGTCATGCCCTTAGCCGCGATGTTGGGCGGCATCGGATTGATCTGGGCGGACTGCGCGGCCAGAACGATCGCAAGGCCTGCGGAACTGCCGGTCGGCGCGCTGACCGCGCTG
Encoded proteins:
- a CDS encoding iron ABC transporter permease; translation: MASRRALFAGVAALTGLSLLASLTIGDQPIPVGDVWRAIVERGGDDPNLAIVWELRAPRALLALLAGLALGAVGAAFQGVFRNALADPYITGVSSGAALGAASATLLGWAESWSRQGTMGIAFLSALATLLVVAAIARRGGSLDPNSFLLAGIALGSTLWAAITVIVLWSGQDYSRVIYWLMGGFSSADWSMAIASLPLAFLSVLALLMVAGQINVYSLGNDTAQHLGVDLERLKWIALGAGSLAVAAVVSFCGIIGFVGLIAPHAARRLVGADHRSVMPLAAMLGGIGLIWADCAARTIARPAELPVGALTALIGAPLFIVLLMRRNRHD